In Acinetobacter sp. WCHAc010034, a genomic segment contains:
- a CDS encoding prepilin peptidase has product MQNPVALYIAIGLLSLCVGSFLNVVIYRTPKMMEQEWRTDCQLFLHPEQPVAEASKITLSKPNSACPECHSPIRWHQNIPVISWLLLRGKCAACQNPISSRYPLIELLTAACSLTVVAVFGPSLQMLFGLILTWVLIALTFIDFDTQLLPDRYTLPLAALGLGINSFAVYTSPASAIWGYIIGFLCLWIVYYIFKIVTGKEGMGYGDFKLLAALGAWMGPLMLPLIVLLSSLVGAIIGIILLKVRKENQPFAFGPYIAIAGWIAFLWGGQIMKIYLGQ; this is encoded by the coding sequence ATGCAGAACCCGGTGGCGCTTTATATTGCTATCGGGCTACTCAGCCTGTGCGTCGGCAGTTTCCTGAATGTAGTCATTTACAGGACCCCTAAAATGATGGAGCAGGAATGGCGCACTGACTGCCAGCTGTTCCTCCACCCTGAACAGCCGGTAGCCGAGGCCAGCAAGATTACCCTGAGCAAGCCGAATTCGGCCTGCCCGGAATGCCACAGCCCGATCCGCTGGCATCAGAACATTCCGGTCATCAGCTGGCTCCTGCTCCGCGGCAAGTGCGCTGCATGCCAGAACCCGATCAGCAGCCGCTATCCGCTGATTGAATTGCTGACCGCCGCCTGCTCTTTAACCGTTGTAGCGGTCTTTGGCCCAAGCCTGCAGATGCTGTTCGGATTAATCCTGACCTGGGTGCTGATTGCCTTAACCTTTATAGATTTTGACACCCAGCTGCTGCCGGACCGCTATACCCTGCCCTTGGCGGCTTTAGGCCTAGGCATCAACAGCTTCGCTGTTTACACCTCTCCGGCATCAGCCATTTGGGGCTATATTATCGGCTTCCTCTGCCTGTGGATTGTCTATTACATTTTTAAAATCGTGACCGGCAAAGAAGGCATGGGCTATGGCGATTTCAAGCTTCTCGCCGCCTTGGGCGCCTGGATGGGGCCGCTGATGCTGCCGCTGATTGTGCTGCTGTCCTCACTGGTCGGCGCCATCATCGGCATCATCCTGCTGAAAGTCCGCAAGGAAAACCAGCCCTTCGCTTTCGGGCCATATATCGCCATTGCAGGCTGGATCGCTTTCCTCTGGGGCGGGCAGATCATGAAAATTTA